In Gossypium hirsutum isolate 1008001.06 chromosome D01, Gossypium_hirsutum_v2.1, whole genome shotgun sequence, the genomic window AGTTCTAGTAAAAAATGGAAACAATTGGAGAAAGAAAATTAATACAGGCGAATCAACAGCAAGGTAAGCTTATATCACACAACAATAACGGCGGTAAAAATACCAGAGGCAAAGAGGAAACTGGTTCTTTTgtcaaaatttcattcatttttacggTTAAAAATTGGTCCTTGTACATCAAAATGCGGTAACCGTGGCACACCACATGTAATTGTATGGTTATTCTTCAATCACACTAGTTTTTAACGGTGGAAATGGATTTGCTATTTGATCTAACAAACAtgaactaatttgcccatttcttgagtaaaatggacaaaatgcaatccgactccTAGTATAGAGgctttcatggtacttttaccaattAACGGCATATGACAAGGCTGAGAGTAGCTTGTACATTTTGCTAACGAGCCAATGGTTTCAAGAAATTAAGTTTACAGAGAACTAAAACTACCAgacagaaaattaaaatttaaaacataccaaCAGTTTTTGGTACAACTTCGCCATACAATCCAATAACTATTCTACCTGTAAAAcacaaattatacaaaaaaaaaaatgtaagcTAAAAAAAGGATAAGATTTCTTCTCATCACTTATCCTATCCTGTAGGAATAGGTGAAGGCGTTGTACCTACACGCTGGCCATCAATATCCACATCCAAGTATACTCTGTGAGTGATTTCATGCTCTTCTTCTACAATCCTCTCTTCCTCCTAAGAAGCACAAAATACGAACTATTATTGCATTAATCTATCAAGATCAATACACATTAAAGGAAATTGCAGCCTCGAGCTTGTCTCAACCAAGCACATTCAGTTATAAAGTTCAAATTTTGAACAAGCGAATGCTCAGATTATAAGAGTATTGCATCTTTCATGAAGGGTATCACAGAAACAAGCTTTAAACTAAGCCTATATTACTTAGATGTTAGTGTCAGATACAGATACTTATCTAACATAgatatattcaattttattttttcctaaattCTTTTCATGTATTTAAAAGGGTTCAAACATGAGTACTTGAAGTAAAACTAGGCCTatgatatgaatatatatgtgtgcatgtatgtataacataaatatattcatttttttctaattttttccatgTACTTAAGTACTTCAAGTAAACGAATACTCAAAGCAACATAAAACTAGACTATTCAATGCAATCTGAGATAAACAAtatcaaaaaatgaaaaaaaatccaataaattcaagaaaattcCACACAGAtcaacaaaatcaaatcaaaacgaAACACAACCAACCAAATTCatgaaactaaaatttaaataaaaacccaaatctgTTCTACAGTacaaaaaacaagaaataaacaaaaaaaaatccaaatcagATCCAAAGGGCAACATATTTACACATAACCCTAGAGATGGGTATATAAAAATGAacaataaaagttttaaaaaaaacgcACCCGTTTGGCTCCTGAGAAAGCGAAAATGAGGAGAATTgagagagaaatgaagagaagaaGGCACCGAGGCTGTATCAAAATCGAGATCTCCCGACGCATTTTTTTTTCCCgaaagttcaaaattttttgcCCTAATTATTAACAATAAATCTTAATTTGATTTTCCATGAGAATTACAATGACAGGAGAAAAGGGATCTTATATTCTTTTTTCTCAAACACTATCAGTCTCGGACTCAGTCGCCAAAGAAGAAGACTGAATGAGTTTGGGCGTCGAGTTTTATTAtactattaattatatttattttttttggaagGGAGTTTCTTTAAAGCTTTAATTGTGAGATTCAGAAGCCCCATAACTCTTTTTAAGCAAGTTCTTTTTGGAGCAGGACCGGTACTCATCGGTTTTTAAATTCCAATcctcaattaaataaattattaaaatttataaaaataagaatattaaaaaacCGATTAATATAGATTGTCAAGCCAATCAATTTATATACTTCTCCAAATTGATTCTTTAATCGATTTTTAATTTGACCAAttgattcaattcaattcaaacagtattaattttaaaagaaatttcaatgtGACCAAagataaaagtgtaaatataataACAAGCAAGTAGGGCACTCACAAGGTATTCGAGTTAAactcaacaaaatttaaattttatttaataattatcaaGTCAAGTTTAAGCTTAAACAATTTGAACTATTAATCGAGTTGAATTCAAGTATTGTAATACTCAATTCGAATGATTTACAAATCTAATCaaacttttcattttaatatatattttatatttacaaaattacatttatatttttattatataaaaagagGTTAATTacgaaaaaatttaaacttttttttgaagGGTAAAACCGTGatttccataaaaataaaaaaaacaaagtccaACAAACCGTTTTAATCAAAAGCAAAATCATCAGAAAACaacaaagaagaaagaagaaaccCGGTAGAAAAAAGGAAACTCCAGTGCACCATTTAATCTTCTTCGATGAACTGAAGCATGGCCTCGAATGAAAAAATCAGGCCAGTCCAAACGAACCCAAGCCGAATCAGTCATTTGTTTGGGAAGTATCTCTCGTCTCCTCTGCAATCACCATGTCTCTCACCGCCATCGAGATGTCCTCCATCCAAAAGGTATTTTTCGATCTGATATTCCCCTCCCTTGCAATAAAATGCGCCACCCGATAAGCTTCCCTTCTTGCATGTTTAaatctaatttgatgaaaagtcCTCCCAATTGATTTGATACCTGTAATGACAGAATCCAAATATGCTCGATCAAAACCTTCATGGTTGATTTTCTCAATTACCGTCCTAGAGTCCCCTTCTACCTCCACTTTGGTAAACCCGGTCTCTTTAGCAAAAAGAAGCCCTTGAAAGTTGGCTATAGCTTCTGCCAAGAACGCATCAAAGATATTGCCATGGTGAGTAACTCCACTTCCCATTACCTTTCCTCTTTCATTTCTAATAATAAAACCCGAACATGAACTCTTCGTTTGGCTTTTGTAGGCTGCATCAAAATTCAGTTTAACCCACGAAACTTGAGGAG contains:
- the LOC107928965 gene encoding uncharacterized protein; translated protein: MASNEKIRPVQTNPSRISHLFGKYLSSPLQSPCLSPPSRCPPSKRIQICSIKTFMVDFLNYRPRVPFYLHFGKPGLFSKKKPLKVGYSFCQERIKDIAMAASKFSLTHET